The Trichosurus vulpecula isolate mTriVul1 chromosome 3, mTriVul1.pri, whole genome shotgun sequence genome includes a window with the following:
- the CHGB gene encoding secretogranin-1, whose amino-acid sequence MKEVPILHYNFLQVTHCIVEVLSNALSRPNAPPISLECRKILKKGGQQDKDETENESEKSKFAVRLLRDPTNGETHVPMSLEEENPSEEESKRQMEEDTEKLQQEEEDKEGRRKYQPSFHLHEDQGLKEARKHQPENSNEKEKERVEEGTEKYKKNDHSEEGSQEKHLYEESEEVQNTFLDKRNQAKAKTNEEFAAKNNRYSVGHSEKTHSQETSSEESEEESESNSSEKRGWEPKDQHGSVESSESEEASVSEVTKRRLKPRHHHRRYRLDRSFEERKAHSEERRNTLESEESNEDKDHFWDKRGRHKNNYEDLQEEPRYHEEKGNYHRSHGFDDLEEERYSDRASEEYRDKRYHNEEIQEEEEKRNHPSRQIEEVGHHYDEESEKGRHFDEDQSRHHGDREQEPGVHSTHGNKDEKRYSSERQHYAKESNMDNERRHPKGRKEQDRSYLDHEKRNSEESDLGKWQQGEDEDGENNREETRFQEKEFNVHPAEEKMKRLGVPYSPYYEPLQWKNRHFEEKDRMSDQFPKNEEESRSSLNEKTFFPDYNDYDWWDKKPFVEDVNQEHNEKRNFIGIPKYDLKKQYDRVDELAQLLNYRKKSDEFPEFYNSDEDMRKHQMVRNENGGLGQRPLTEEEEKELENLAAMDMELQKIAEKFSGTQRG is encoded by the exons GTGACCCACTGCATAGTAGAGGTCCTTTCCAATGCTTTATCAAGGCCAAATGCTCCTCCCATAAGTCTGGAGTGCAGGAAAATCCTGAAGAAGG gtgGACAacaagacaaagatgaaacagaaaatgaaagtgaaaagtcCAAATTTGCAGTAAGGTTGTTAAGAGACCCAACTAATGGGGAAACTCATGTACCTATGAGTTTGGAGGAGGAAAACCCATCAGAAGAAGAATCTAAAAGGCAAATGGAAGAAGACACAGAAAAGCTTcagcaggaggaagaagataaggaaggaagaagaaagtatcAACCAAGCTTTCATCTTCATGAAGACCAAGGCCTTAAAGAAGCAAGAAAGCACCAGCCTGAAAAtagcaatgagaaagaaaaggaaagggtagaagagggaactgagaaatacaagaaaaatgatCACAGTGAAGAAGGAAGTCAAGAAAAACATCTCTATGAAGAGTCAGAGGAGGTTCAAAATACCTTTCTTGACAAAAGAAACCAAGCCAAAGCTAAGACCAATGAAGAGTTTGCAGCCAAAAATAATAGATACTCTGTGGGGCATTCTGAGAAGACACATAGCCAAGAAACAAGCAGTGAAGAGAGTGAAGAGGAGAGTGAGAGTAACAGCAGTGAAAAACGTGGCTGGGAGCCTAAAGATCAACATGGAAGTGTAGAATCCAGTGAAAGCGAGGAGGCTTCTGTCTCTGAAGTGACCAAACGTCGGCTGAAACCTAGACACCATCACAGGAGATATAGACTGGATCGGTCCTTTGAAGAGAGGAAAGCTCACtctgaagaaagaagaaacacacttGAGTCTGAGGAATCAAATGAAGATAAGGACCATTTCTGGGACAAGAGAGGCCGCCACAAAAACAATTATGAAGACCTACAGGAGGAACCACGTTATCatgaagagaagggaaattaCCACAGGAGCCATGGTTTTGATGATCTTGAGGAAGAGAGATATAGTGACAGGGCAAGTGAAGAGTACAGAGATAAGAGGTATCACAATGAGGAGAtccaggaagaagaagagaagagaaaccaTCCCAGCAGGCAAATTGAAGAGGTGGGACATCACTATGACGAAGAAAGTGAGAAAGGGAGGCACTTTGATGAGGACCAGAGCCGCCATCATGGAGACAGGGAACAAGAACCAGGTGTTCATTCCACTCATggaaataaagatgagaaaaggtaTTCTAGCGAGAGACAACATTATGCAAAAGAAAGCAACATGGACAATGAAAGGAGGCACCCTAAGGGAAGGAAAGAGCAAGACCGAAGCTATTTGGACCATGAGAAGAGAAACAGTGAGGAAAGTGATCTAGGAAAATGGCAGCAGGGAGAAGATGAAGATGGTGAAAATAACAGAGAGGAAACAAGGTTTCAAGAAAAAGAGTTTAATGTCCATCCTGcagaagagaagatgaagagattGGGGGTTCCATACAGTCCTTATTATGAACCCCTCCAGTGGAAGAACAGACATTTTGAGGAAAAGGACAGAATGAGTGATCAGTTTCCCAAGAATGAAGAGGAAAGCAGGTCTAGCCTGAATGAAAAGACCTTCTTCCCTGACTACAATGATTATGACTGGTGGGACAAAAAGCCGTTTGTGGAAGACGTGAATCAGGAGCATAATGAGAAGAGAAATTTCATCGGCATCCCCAAATACGATCTGAAAAAGCAGTATGACAGAGTTGATGAACTTGCCCAACTTCTCAATTACAGGAAGAAGTCTGATGAATTTCCAGAATTCTATAACTCTGATGAAGACATGAGAAAACATCAGATGGTCAGGAATGAGAATGGTGGCCTTGGTCAGAGGCCTCTGACAGAGGAAGAG GAGAAGGAACTAGAAAACTTGGCTGCAATGGACATGGAACTACAGAAAATAGCGGAGAAATTCAGTGGTACCCAGAGAGGGTGA